From the genome of Motilibacter rhizosphaerae:
TCCGGGAACGCTCAGCGCGTAGCCGACCCTGCCGGGGCGAAGAATGGTGCGGTGGTGGTGGAGGCGGCGCTGGCCGATGTGGCGGCGGGGAGGCCGTGGGCGGCCCGCGACCGTCTACGCAGTGCCCTCGTGCGGGACCGAACGAACCCTCGGCTCCACGATCTGCTGGGTGAGGTGCTCTTCGCGATGGGCGACCTCCCGGCGGCAGGGCTCGCGTGGTTCCTGTCGTCGCGCGAGAACGCGGATCCCTCGGCGGTCGTCGCGTTCGAGGCGATGCGGGGGTACTACCGGAAGCCGCAGCATCTGGCTCGCTCGCTGCGTCTCAGGGTGGACCCGTCGTCGTACTCTGCGGCGGCGCGGCGGCGGATCGAGGCGCTTCAGGAGGAGTTGAGCACTCACGGTTGGGTGTGGCTGCCGCCGGCACCCCCGCGCCACGTGCGTGACCTCAGACCTACGTGGTCCCCTGAGGACGGTGTGGAGCCGGTCCTGGCAAACGTTCTTGGCCTGCAGTGGCGTGCTCGCGCTAGGCGCACCACCACAGCGCTGGAGTCGGCGCTCGAGGACGCCCGTGAGCGGGTCAGCCAGTTCAGCGATGACGAGCTCGCCGCACTGCAGCCGGTGACCTGGGCGTACCCTGCGCCGCCGCACTGGACGATGCAGGTGAAGGTGCGCCCGTGGGGGGCGAGGCGCGACGCCTGTTCCGTCCTGCTCCGCGCGGAGGGATGGCGCGGAGTGGCGGTCCTTCGTTCCGGCGGGGTCCTGACCGTAC
Proteins encoded in this window:
- a CDS encoding DUF6584 family protein — encoded protein: MVVEAALADVAAGRPWAARDRLRSALVRDRTNPRLHDLLGEVLFAMGDLPAAGLAWFLSSRENADPSAVVAFEAMRGYYRKPQHLARSLRLRVDPSSYSAAARRRIEALQEELSTHGWVWLPPAPPRHVRDLRPTWSPEDGVEPVLANVLGLQWRARARRTTTALESALEDARERVSQFSDDELAALQPVTWAYPAPPHWTMQVKVRPWGARRDACSVLLRAEGWRGVAVLRSGGVLTVPFGRPPNS